One window from the genome of Cumulibacter soli encodes:
- a CDS encoding DUF2332 domain-containing protein has translation MTGGHFYSDTSIPDLYRWFATETASSPTWQQLSTWIAQTEDIWPLLDSLPGKKRQPNVFLATLRYLEGPTAPGADFLAWVQQHWPEIRAVVLARDTQTNEPGRCANLAPVLSSLGEKIALIEVGMSAGLCLFPDRYGYRWSLEDGSTVARGQDDVAVIECAVTGRSPVPYELPNVVWRAGIDLNPLNPSDPDDAKWLRSLVWPGQATRERRLASALQMAAAEDVVRVRGDAIEQLPSLIARAPQDATVVVMHTVVLAYFQRERRIEFEAMMADLPVRWLANEADRVLPGVAERIPSWDGPPSFVLSLDGQPLARTAPHGQFHHWL, from the coding sequence ATGACTGGCGGCCATTTCTACTCCGATACCTCGATCCCGGATCTCTATCGCTGGTTCGCGACGGAGACCGCGTCCTCACCAACCTGGCAACAACTGAGCACCTGGATCGCCCAGACCGAAGACATCTGGCCACTGTTGGACTCGCTGCCCGGCAAGAAGCGGCAACCGAACGTGTTCCTGGCGACCCTGCGCTACCTGGAGGGGCCCACGGCTCCCGGGGCGGACTTCCTCGCCTGGGTCCAGCAACATTGGCCGGAAATACGCGCCGTCGTCCTCGCCCGTGATACCCAAACCAACGAGCCCGGACGCTGCGCCAACCTTGCTCCGGTGCTGTCGAGCCTCGGCGAAAAGATCGCGCTCATCGAGGTCGGCATGTCAGCCGGACTCTGCCTGTTTCCGGACCGCTACGGATACCGCTGGTCGCTCGAGGACGGCAGCACCGTCGCTCGCGGCCAGGACGACGTGGCCGTGATCGAGTGCGCCGTGACCGGGCGTTCGCCGGTGCCATACGAACTTCCGAATGTCGTGTGGCGCGCCGGGATCGACCTGAATCCGCTGAATCCGAGCGATCCGGACGACGCGAAGTGGCTGCGTTCGCTCGTCTGGCCAGGACAGGCAACCCGCGAGCGCCGGCTGGCGAGCGCCCTACAGATGGCTGCCGCTGAAGACGTCGTGCGGGTACGAGGCGACGCGATCGAGCAGCTCCCGTCGCTCATCGCGCGGGCGCCGCAGGATGCCACGGTCGTGGTCATGCATACCGTCGTACTCGCGTACTTCCAGCGTGAGCGCCGCATCGAGTTCGAGGCGATGATGGCGGACCTGCCGGTCCGCTGGCTGGCGAACGAGGCCGATCGGGTGCTGCCGGGCGTTGCCGAACGGATTCCGAGCTGGGACGGTCCGCCCTCCTTCGTGCTATCGCTGGATGGCCAGCCGCTCGCCCGCACAGCACCGCACGGCCAGTTCCATCATTGGCTCTAG
- a CDS encoding ornithine cyclodeaminase family protein, whose translation MARLLTDDDVEPVLTPALALDAVRGVLRDHAAGRASGGPRVSADLGAGELTFTAGATAEVYGYRSYDSLGPGKVDQIVACLDRRTRRVKYVHVGSLVGIPRTGAIGGVAVDAMAATDAHVLAVLGSGVQAYWQVWAINAVRPLSEVRVYSPRMDRRAGFESRVRERIGAPITAVDSARAAVDGAQIVVLATDATEPVIDTSWLADGAHVNALGRKRPGAAEYDPQLLEQSFITADSVAQLTELTGVSAPIDPLGLHLEPDGDRLHGKRLTLFQSCGLAGTEVAMLNALGDALGS comes from the coding sequence ATGGCCCGATTGCTCACAGACGATGATGTCGAACCTGTCCTGACTCCTGCGTTGGCCTTGGATGCAGTCCGCGGGGTCCTGCGTGATCACGCGGCCGGCCGGGCCAGCGGCGGACCCCGTGTGTCTGCCGACCTGGGTGCCGGCGAACTCACCTTCACCGCGGGTGCGACCGCCGAGGTGTACGGCTACCGAAGTTATGACAGCCTCGGACCGGGCAAGGTCGATCAGATCGTCGCGTGCCTGGATCGTCGTACCCGTCGGGTGAAGTACGTACATGTCGGCAGTCTCGTCGGGATACCGCGGACTGGCGCAATCGGTGGTGTCGCAGTCGATGCGATGGCTGCGACCGATGCGCACGTACTGGCGGTGCTCGGCTCCGGAGTGCAGGCCTATTGGCAGGTGTGGGCGATCAACGCGGTGCGGCCGCTGAGCGAGGTCCGCGTGTACTCGCCACGAATGGATCGGCGCGCAGGCTTCGAATCGCGGGTGCGCGAACGTATCGGTGCTCCGATCACCGCGGTGGATTCGGCCCGTGCTGCTGTCGATGGCGCTCAGATCGTAGTGCTGGCCACGGACGCCACGGAACCGGTTATCGACACGTCCTGGCTGGCAGATGGCGCTCACGTGAACGCGCTCGGGCGTAAGCGGCCCGGTGCCGCCGAGTATGACCCACAGCTACTGGAGCAGTCTTTCATCACGGCGGACTCGGTGGCCCAATTGACGGAGTTGACCGGAGTGTCGGCACCGATTGATCCGCTCGGGCTCCATCTGGAGCCTGACGGCGACCGGCTGCACGGCAAGCGGCTCACCCTGTTTCAGTCGTGTGGTCTCGCCGGTACGGAGGTAGCGATGCTGAACGCATTAGGTGACGCCCTCGGCTCCTAG
- a CDS encoding MFS transporter, producing the protein MLVIAVLAIGLLSLNLRIPTSATGPLLPTIGADTGHGETVLSLLTTIPLILVFVIAPITPRITGRFGRSRVIGFVLVLVIIGTLVRSVPGDLGLFAGTIILGIGIALGTVLGPAAVAASRRAWRGWLTATYTMTLSLGPALALGLTIPMMTGFGLEWRGTLLLWGLVGVFGLAFWIAYTRMTVAREATAAAVGDGVTDVANVPCPVPDVVGAVDPVAGVEDPIVRAVPVVRDPRVWGLAVYLGTTSLIFYVSSTWLPTAFAQMGLDADAAGGYTSLISIIAIPCAFLAPLALRRGWGALIVPLGPVIACVGVVLLLAAEAGGVLGSSVLLGIAQGICLGVSYGLVVEFATSPEHAASVSAVTSTVGIALAAGGPLAFGLGLELTGSYVVPMVGLGSIALLQAALGLWTGRLGPARRGR; encoded by the coding sequence ATGTTGGTCATCGCCGTGTTGGCGATCGGGCTGCTCAGCCTGAACTTGCGCATACCGACCTCGGCGACCGGGCCGCTGCTGCCGACAATCGGCGCCGACACCGGCCATGGCGAAACCGTGCTGTCCTTGCTGACCACGATCCCACTGATCCTGGTGTTCGTGATCGCGCCCATCACGCCGCGCATCACCGGTCGGTTCGGTCGCTCCCGCGTTATCGGGTTTGTGCTCGTGCTCGTCATCATCGGCACTCTCGTTCGCTCTGTTCCAGGGGATCTTGGGTTGTTTGCGGGCACGATCATCCTGGGTATCGGGATCGCGCTGGGTACGGTGCTCGGACCGGCTGCGGTGGCCGCATCGCGCCGAGCGTGGCGTGGCTGGTTGACGGCGACGTACACGATGACGCTGAGCCTCGGACCGGCATTGGCCCTCGGGCTGACGATCCCGATGATGACCGGGTTCGGTCTCGAGTGGCGCGGCACGCTACTGCTGTGGGGCCTCGTCGGTGTATTCGGTCTTGCGTTCTGGATCGCGTATACCCGAATGACGGTGGCTCGCGAGGCGACCGCTGCTGCTGTGGGAGACGGCGTGACGGACGTGGCGAATGTGCCTTGTCCAGTGCCGGACGTGGTGGGCGCGGTGGACCCGGTCGCGGGCGTGGAAGACCCGATAGTTCGGGCCGTGCCGGTGGTGCGGGATCCGCGGGTCTGGGGTTTGGCGGTCTACCTGGGCACGACCTCACTGATCTTCTACGTGTCGTCGACCTGGCTGCCGACCGCGTTCGCGCAGATGGGGCTTGATGCCGACGCTGCCGGCGGGTATACGTCGCTGATCAGCATCATCGCGATTCCGTGCGCTTTCCTCGCGCCGCTAGCGCTTCGGCGAGGGTGGGGAGCGCTGATCGTTCCGCTAGGTCCGGTCATCGCGTGCGTCGGCGTCGTACTGCTGTTGGCCGCCGAAGCTGGCGGCGTACTCGGCTCGAGTGTGCTGCTGGGGATCGCGCAGGGCATCTGTCTCGGGGTGTCGTACGGGCTGGTGGTCGAGTTCGCGACGTCCCCGGAACACGCGGCGTCGGTGTCGGCGGTGACGTCGACGGTCGGGATTGCGCTTGCTGCCGGTGGGCCGCTCGCCTTCGGCTTAGGGCTGGAATTGACCGGGTCGTACGTCGTGCCGATGGTCGGCCTGGGGAGCATCGCATTGCTACAGGCGGCTCTGGGGTTGTGGACCGGCCGCCTCGGTCCCGCACGTCGCGGGCGTTAG
- a CDS encoding oxygenase MpaB family protein yields the protein MLSEVRNRLRDAMRARIAGENADARAADIWLKPGERRFTESDPIWRVHSDAAMFAGGIRALLLQSLHPLAMAGVAEHSGFRGDPFGRLQRTSDFIAKTTFAVREDADRAIRIVRAVHKHVNGIAPDGRAYDANDPHLLLWVHVAEVESFLVSYQRFGAGRLDADEADEYVAQTGVAAEALGVRRAPRTAAELVEVLASYRGELESTPAARDVARFLMLQAPVPIPARPGYMLLAGAAASSLPRWALSMLAIPRFPLITPTAGYLAGGAMVRTIRWIMQAPPRDDASATLAEARAPRPGAHRSA from the coding sequence ATGCTGTCCGAGGTGCGCAACAGGTTGCGGGACGCGATGCGGGCGCGTATCGCCGGCGAGAATGCTGATGCGCGCGCAGCAGATATTTGGCTCAAGCCAGGCGAGCGGCGGTTTACCGAGTCCGATCCGATCTGGCGGGTGCACTCGGACGCCGCGATGTTTGCTGGCGGAATTAGAGCGTTGCTGCTGCAGTCGCTGCACCCATTGGCGATGGCAGGGGTGGCGGAGCATTCAGGGTTTCGCGGCGATCCGTTCGGGCGGTTGCAGCGCACCAGCGACTTCATCGCGAAGACTACGTTCGCCGTACGCGAGGATGCCGATCGCGCGATCCGCATCGTGAGAGCTGTGCACAAGCACGTGAACGGGATAGCACCAGACGGCCGGGCGTACGACGCGAACGATCCGCACCTACTGCTGTGGGTGCACGTTGCCGAAGTCGAAAGCTTCCTGGTCTCTTATCAACGATTCGGCGCTGGCCGGCTTGATGCCGATGAGGCTGACGAATATGTCGCGCAAACAGGCGTCGCGGCCGAAGCCCTCGGCGTACGACGCGCGCCGCGTACCGCCGCCGAACTGGTTGAGGTGCTGGCGTCGTACCGCGGTGAATTGGAGTCGACCCCGGCCGCGCGCGACGTTGCGCGGTTTCTGATGCTGCAGGCGCCAGTGCCAATACCGGCGCGGCCTGGGTACATGCTGCTGGCAGGTGCTGCGGCATCGAGTCTGCCGCGCTGGGCGCTGTCGATGCTCGCTATACCCCGGTTCCCGCTCATCACACCGACCGCGGGGTACCTCGCGGGTGGCGCGATGGTGCGGACGATCCGGTGGATCATGCAAGCCCCACCACGGGACGATGCGTCCGCGACACTTGCCGAAGCTCGTGCTCCGCGGCCAGGCGCGCACCGTAGCGCCTGA
- a CDS encoding DHA2 family efflux MFS transporter permease subunit yields the protein MVTETRAEAGPPHNNADTPGIDAADDPVSTARRSQTDAGGLAAATSTKGAWPALWALVIGFFMILVDSTIVSVATDSIMVGLQTDLNSVVWVTSAYLLAYVVPLLVSGRLGDQFGPKRIYLIGLVVFTVASALCGFSGTVEMLIAARVLQGLGAALMTPQTMAVITRTFPPEKRGKAMALWGSVAGVAMLVGPLAGGVLTQQLGWEWIFFINVPVGVIAFIAAVRLVPRLQTHAHRFDIPGILLNTIGLFVLTFGLQEGQKHDWGTIAGPISVWSLIITGIVLLAIFVYWQSVNKAEPLMSLELFRDRNFTLANIGICTMGFAITGLAIPLMLYAQKTLGYDVIGSALLMVPMAVLSIITAPIVGQWTDRVHPRLLAGFGFAGQAAGLWWLGAVMREDATVWQLALPIGLLGLSGSFIWAPLSATANRNLPMRLAGAGSGVYNMTRQVGAVLGSAAVGVLMQARISAHLSGLVGGSSDSFNTSTGALPPPLKEPFARAMGESLWLPAAVLLIGLIVVLFFERPTHAGMRPVQRAKAR from the coding sequence ATGGTGACCGAGACTCGGGCAGAGGCAGGGCCCCCGCATAACAACGCCGACACTCCGGGCATCGACGCGGCCGACGATCCCGTCAGCACCGCGCGGCGGTCGCAGACCGACGCCGGTGGGCTCGCCGCAGCGACGTCCACCAAGGGCGCTTGGCCGGCGCTATGGGCGCTCGTCATCGGCTTCTTCATGATCCTGGTCGATTCCACCATCGTTTCGGTGGCGACCGACTCGATCATGGTCGGACTGCAGACCGACCTCAACAGCGTGGTGTGGGTGACCAGCGCCTACCTGCTCGCGTACGTCGTCCCGCTGCTGGTCAGCGGCCGGCTCGGTGATCAGTTCGGTCCCAAGCGGATTTATCTCATCGGTCTCGTTGTGTTCACCGTTGCCTCGGCGCTGTGTGGGTTCTCCGGAACTGTCGAGATGCTGATCGCCGCGCGCGTGCTGCAGGGGTTGGGCGCCGCGCTGATGACGCCGCAGACGATGGCGGTGATCACCCGCACCTTCCCGCCGGAGAAGCGCGGCAAGGCGATGGCGCTGTGGGGTTCGGTGGCCGGCGTGGCCATGTTGGTCGGTCCACTTGCCGGCGGGGTGCTCACCCAGCAACTCGGCTGGGAGTGGATCTTCTTTATCAATGTGCCCGTTGGCGTGATCGCGTTCATCGCCGCGGTGCGACTGGTGCCCAGGTTGCAGACGCACGCGCACCGCTTTGATATCCCTGGAATCCTGCTGAACACGATCGGGCTGTTCGTGCTCACCTTCGGCCTGCAGGAGGGCCAGAAACACGACTGGGGAACCATCGCCGGACCGATTTCGGTGTGGTCGCTAATCATCACCGGGATCGTGCTGCTCGCGATCTTCGTGTACTGGCAGTCGGTCAACAAGGCCGAACCGTTGATGAGCCTCGAGCTGTTCCGCGACCGTAACTTCACACTGGCAAATATCGGTATCTGCACCATGGGGTTCGCCATCACGGGTCTGGCGATTCCGTTAATGCTCTATGCGCAGAAGACGCTGGGGTACGACGTGATCGGCTCAGCGTTGCTGATGGTGCCGATGGCGGTGCTGTCGATCATCACCGCGCCGATCGTTGGCCAGTGGACCGATCGCGTGCACCCGAGGCTCCTCGCCGGATTCGGGTTCGCCGGGCAGGCGGCTGGCCTGTGGTGGTTGGGTGCGGTGATGCGCGAGGACGCCACGGTGTGGCAACTCGCGCTCCCGATCGGGCTGCTCGGACTCAGTGGATCATTCATTTGGGCGCCGCTGTCAGCGACCGCGAACCGGAACCTGCCGATGCGACTCGCGGGCGCTGGATCCGGCGTATACAACATGACTCGGCAGGTCGGCGCCGTCCTCGGCAGTGCCGCTGTCGGCGTGCTGATGCAGGCGCGGATTTCAGCGCACCTCAGCGGATTGGTCGGTGGTTCAAGCGACTCGTTTAACACGAGCACCGGGGCCCTGCCGCCTCCGCTGAAGGAGCCGTTCGCGCGGGCGATGGGCGAAAGCCTGTGGCTGCCGGCAGCAGTTCTGCTGATCGGCCTCATCGTCGTGCTTTTCTTCGAGCGACCGACGCATGCCGGTATGCGCCCAGTGCAACGGGCCAAGGCGCGCTAG